GGGCGGACTGGTAATTGCTTTCGTTGATAGTACCTTCCATGATGGCGATGACGGTGGCTTCGCTAAAGCCGAAGTTTTCGCCAACCACTCCGGTTCTGATATCGGCAAAGACCTGCGTCAGGGCTTCTTCTTCGCTGATGCATATATATGTCGTATCGTAGGTCGTGGTGCTTCCCAGCTGAGATTCTATGAATGCGTCCAGCGAGTTGATGTCCTTCTGGGTTTCTTCCAACATGATCTTGGAAATGTCGTAGTCAATGAGGCTGCCCTGAACACCGAGGGAGTCGCCGATCTGCTGAGCGTCCTGGGTAGTGTTGGTGATCAGCAGGCTCTGTGTGACGGTATCCTTCTTGATGATGCCGTAGGGGTCATCGCCGATAGAAATGACTCCCGGACTTTCGTTGGTCAGTTCCTGGTCGCCAGTGATGGTTACCCAGGCGTTGTCCTTGTGGGGAGCGTTGCCAACAAGGTCGATGGTCTCGTTTGCGGAACCGTTTCCGGGGACAAAGCGGATCAGGTCTCCATTGTTGGGCAATACGGCGTCCTGTGTGGTCGAACTATAAACCAGGGTCATGGTATTGCCGCTACCGGATTGCAGTACCGGGGTTTCGGGATTCTCGTTGATGCCACCGCGCATGCAGATAAATTCAAACATGGTGGCGAACTGAATACGGGAATCGTCTGAGATGGCTTCGCTGAAAGTCAGTGCCAGGTGGCGGTTACCATCGTTGCTCTTGGACTTCACGGCACTTACGATAATGGGGCCCATGCCGTCGCTGATGGGTTCGTTTTCCTTGTAGAACTGACTTGTCTTTCCATTGTCCTTGTAGGTGAACCAGTTGTTCAGGGAACCTGTGTAGATATTGGTTGCACCTCCGGTGAACTGGCGGCTACCGAAACCACACTTGGCATCGGTGCATTTTTCAACATCGATATCTTCGGCGGTCAGGACGATGGTATTGTTGTTGATGAGTCTGAACTTGTCGGTTGCCATAAAGGCTTCGCCAAATTCAAACTGAATGGAATCCAGACGGCTCTTGTCAGAAAGGCTTCTGTCGAACTGTGCATATAGGCTGTCGGCTCGACCGTCACCGTTTCTGTCAAAAATGGTTGCTGTAACGATCTGCGGAATTGGCGGATCGGCAAAATTCAATTTTGTCCAGGCAGAAGAACCTGCTGCTGCGCCCTTGATGGTAAGTGTTGCTCCGGTAACAGGGGCGTTGGCGTGTACGTAGAAGGTGGCTCTGCCGTTGGAATCCAGGTTGACGGAAGTAATCTTCTTTCCGCCGATGGTATCAAGAATGTCGATGTTTACGTCAGAGAAGGACAGGTTGATCTTTCTGTTATAATTATTGACTGTAGCCCATTCTTCAAAGAAGGTGATGTTGACCTGGTAGGTGGCGTAAGCCCATTCGCCGATCTGAGTGGTGTCGCCAGAAACGGCCGTGCCGAGGACTGTCCAGTCTTCCTTTGCGAATGCTACGCTGGGGAGGTCGTAGGCAGGGACGGTAATTTCGACCTTTGTAGTCTGGCTGGGATCGGACTTCAGGGTGATTTCCAGGAAGTAGTGGCCCGGAGCCAGGGCGCCGTTAGCCTTGATGGCTTCTACGTTGACGCTGAATGTAGAGTCGCTGGTAATGTTGAGGCCTTCGTAATGCAAGCCCACATCAAGAATCTGGGGTTCAGAAAGATTGCCGCCGGTAAGCTTGAATGTGGAAGCGCCGCCTGTAGTATCCGTTTCTGTAGAGTTGGCGTCATAACCGCAGGAAAGCTTGTTCTTCTTATTGACCTGCCAGACTTTGTAATTGGTTTCATCACCCAGGGGGATGGACGTTACGAAAATGGAGGCGTCCACCTGCAGGTCGATGGATGTACGCATACGGAAATTAGAAGAACTGGTATGGCGTTCCACATAGAAAATATGGAAGTCATAGGTAGTTCCTTCGACAAGTCCCATGGTGTCCAGGTCTACGGCACCTGCAACCTGTCGGTGCTGGCCACCGATATCTACTGCCAGGCGGTTGTCGATAAAGACCCACACGTCGTCATCGCCGTAGAAGTCGAAGTACTGACCGGGAACGTATTCAAAGGTGGCTTGGATCTTGACGGCGAAACCGAAGTTATGCTTCTGGCCGTTGCCTAGCTGGTCAAAGTAGGGATTCTTGACGGTCTTGGCGTCATCCAGGAATTCAAAGTCGTCTACAAGGAACATGCCGCCCTTGGTGGCGTCATTTCCTTCGGAAACATTGTCAGAGGAAACTTCGGCCAGCCAGAAACCTTCCTTGTCCATAGAGATGTAAATGTCGCGGCAGGTCATGTTGGTGTACTGGGTGCCGGCGGCATCGGTAGCCACCACTTCGGGCAGGAACCAGTTTGCCAGGTGGGTGGTAATCTTGCAGTCTCCAGGGAACGGATCTGCGGGAACGGGAACGCCGTTGGGACCCAGATTCTTCTGGACCATGCCTCCCATATATCCCTTGTTGTTGTTGGATCCGCCACAACCGCCAGAACCGAAGTCGGCGCTGACACCGTTGGCGGGGTCGCCGTTCTTGCCGGGATCGTCACCGTCGCCCTTGTCGCCATGAAGCCAGTCAAATACGGTAACGGGGAATTTCTTGAGGGGGCAGTCTCCTAGGACGCCGGGGTACTTGGAGAATAAGGCGGGAACGTCTGCCTTGTAACCCTGCACCCAGATGGTGTCGGAAATGCTGGCGATGGAATCCAGGGAGATTTCGCTGGCGATGGTCGGTTCGGTGATGGTGACGCCTTCTGCGCCTACATAGTTACGACCGACAGTCTGTTTGAAGTAAACCTTGAGTCCATTTTCGGGAGTTTTGACCGATGCGGCGAACCAGCCACAATAATTCTTGATGGGCTGCATGATGCCCACGGAGTCGCCGTTCATGAAGAGGATGGCGTTGGTGTTGCTCCAGGGGGTAAAGAAGGCGATCGTCTTTCGGCTGCCGGGTTCTTCGAGAGTCAGCTTGCCGTCTTTGCCGAGTGTGGCTGTTGCTGAAGTGGCTCCGTCCTTGAAGAGGTCCGCGCCCCTGATGGTGACGTTTCTGCGCTGGACTGTCAGGGGAGTATTGCAGTTCCTGTTGGTGTATAAATTGATGGTGACGTTCTTGGCATCCACTGTAGAGAAAGAAATGCCATTGGCGAGGCTTGTACATCTCGTGAGATTGTTTCTGCCTGAAGTAACGGTGTAATAGAGATTTCCGTCGGCGTATTCCACGTCAGCGGTGTAATCTGCGGCGAACGCTGCGGCCGAAAGGCCCAAGACTAACCCTGCCTGTGCGATCGCACGAAGGGGTTTAAATTTGTTAAACGAAACAAGGGAAGGCAACTTCCTTGCCTTCTCAAGAAGTACTCTACACACCATCCAATCTCTCCTTAGTGAGGCTCGCTACACCAAACGAGTCTCTAGGTCTCCGTAGAAATAAATTATTCCTGATTGGAATGCAACAAGTAAAGAGTGCGTTTTTGTAAAAATACCGGAGAAAACTTTTTTTGAGGCCTTTTTGGGGGAGTTCGTTCCAAAAAAAATCCCCCTTTGGCAGGGGGATTCCGTGTAAGAATTTTTTAGAACAGTCTAATTAGAGACCAAGGTCAATGGCGTTAACCTGACCGCGACGGACGCCCCAGAGGAAGTCCTGGGTCTTGTCGGTAATGGTCTTGGTGTTTACCTTGATCTTGATTTCCAGACGGGCGATGTAGACACCGGTTGCGGCGAGTCTTCCGTTGTCTGCGCGCATGTTCCAGGCCAGGAACAGCTTGCCGTCGGAATCCAGGCAGTTCTTGCGTCCGCCATCCTTGAAGATGTCGTCGTTACAGGTCAGTCTGCCGGTCTGACCGCTAACATAGTGGCCAAGGCTGGTGTAGTAGAAGGTCTTGTAAGTCAGCACGGTGCTTTCTGCAACGGTAGAGACGATGTTCTTGATGTCGGCTTCGGTACCGCTGGAGTAGTAGTGCAGATTTTCGACATTCAGAAGACCGTTTTCGTAAGCGTCTACGATGACTTCGCTGAGGTCAAATCTGTCCTTGGCTTCACCGATGCTCATGGTACCGTTTGCGACGGCGGCGATGATTTCATCGATGGTGTAGGTCTTGTCGGCGTTAGCGGGATCGTTTGCTGCCTTCTTGTCTACGTAGCTGGGAGTGCTCTGAACGGCCTTCACAATTTCGGCAATCTCATTTTCTACCAACTGTGCCATGTCCAGGTCTCCCAGGTAATGACCCTGTGTGCCGTAAACTGCGGCGACCTGCTCTGCGCTCATGGCCTGTTCGCTAACGACCAGCTTCGGAACCGTGGCGTTGGGGTTGGTAATGATTTCCTTTGCGCTCTCGAAATTCTCTGCGGCAGGATCCAGGGCCACAACCTTCGGGCTGGTAACGGTAACCTTCTGCTCGCCGGTGATTCGTACCCAGGGGTTTCCTTCGTGGGGGAGAATTCCGATTAGGTCGTGAGCCTGTCCGCCCATAGAGGGAACCGTGAACCTGATGGAGTCGCCTACGGCAGGGACGATATCCTGTGTGCTACCCTTGGAGAATACAAGACTCCACTGGTTGGGCTGTCCTGCGCCGATTCTTCCGGGGGTCTTTACTACAGTATGAAGAACCTTGTCCTTCCAGCAGTGGAAACTGAACAAATCAATGTTTGCGTTTTCCTCGTTGACGCCTTCACTGAAGGACAGTCTCAGGAACGTATTACCGTCGCTCATGTATTCAATTTCAGCGGCGACGATAACAGGACCGACTCTGTCGTACAGGATGCCTTCCACAGGGAAGTAGGACTGCTTGCCGGATTCGTCAGTGTAGGTGTAGTAAACGGTAATCTTTCCGTTGTAGGGAGCCATTGCACCGCCGGTATAGATCGAGGTGCTGAATCCCGAACCACTTGCAACGACATAGGCGAAATCTTCACCGTCGTTGTAGACTGCCTTGTAGGGGGTATCGAAATTGCTACCGAATACGAACTTCAGGGAATCCAGAACGCTCTGGCCGCCGAGGGCCTTGTTGAAGTGAAGCCAGATGCTGTCAGCGCGTCCATCGCCATTTCTGTCGTAGATGAATGCGGAATCAATCTGCGGAACAGGCGGGACTGCAATGTTGATGTTTGTCCAGTCTACAGAAGCGTTCTTGGCGCCTGCACTCTTGATTGTCAAGGTGGCGTTAATCACTTCGTCCTGGGCCTTGATATAGAAGCTGGCATGGCCTGCTACCAGGACCACTTCGTCAATGATGTTGCCCAGGGAGTCGCATGCGATCAGGTTCGGGTTAGTAGAAATGATGGATACTGCGATACCGCTATAGATAGTAGCCCATTCTTCTGCATACATGATGTTGACGGGGTAGGAGCGTCCTGCCCACATACGTTCAGTACGGTCGAGGTTAACAGGGAGAGTATCGCTGGAAACGTCGCGGGAGATCTCGTTACCGAATGCGTGCCAGTACTGGGTGTAGCAAGTGGAGTCCATTGTGGAATCTGCCGTTTCGCTGATGTTGGCGACACAGTAGCTAGAATCCTTGACGCTTGCGTATGCCAGGTTGGGCAGTTCGTAGGGATCCACGGTAAAGTAGACGTCCTTGTACTGGTCGGGACTGTCGCGGAGGGCTACGCGTACGTAGTAGGTTCCCGGCGGTAGACTCTGTGCAAAGCCGATCGCCTGCAGGTCAATGGTAAGCATGGTATAGTCATTGGTGACCTTGATACCGCTATAGTAGGCGGAATCAAGCTTGGAGAGGGCGATGCCTCCCTTGGCCAGACTCTTACCGAACAAGGTGAATGTTGAGGGGCCGAGAGTGGTGTCGCGAAGTTCGGGGCTTGTAGAGAAGTCGCAGGCCAGGGCGGTCTTACGGACAATCTGCCAAACTTCCTTCTGGATAACCTTTTCGCCACCGGGAATGTCCTTCAGGAACATGCTGGCGTCAGTCTTCAGGTCGATAGACGTACGCATCTTGAAGTTGGATTCATCCTTGTGACGTTCTGCGTAGAAAATGTGGAACGGGTAGGTTTCGCCAGGAATCAGGGGGTCGCCTGTATCCTGTCCGATGGTATCCAGCTTTACAGAACCGCTAACCTGGTGATGTTGGCCGCCGATATCCACCACAAGCTTGTTGTTGATGAAAACCCACACATCGTCATCGCCGTAGAATTCAAAGTACTGGCCCCTTACATATTCAAACTGGGCCTGGATCTTCATGGTAAAGCCATAGTTGTGGGTACCGATATTTTCGCCACCGTTGATCCAGTCGAAGTTGGGGTTGGGAACAGTTCCTGCCTCATCCAGGAATTTGAAGTCATCCAGGAAGAAGAGACCCTTTTCGGGGCTTTCCAGGTTCTTCTGACCCAGCCAGAAACCCTTGTTGTCCAGAGTCAGTTCCAGATCACGGCAAGTGGCGTTGGTGTACTGGTTGCCGGCGGCATCGGTTGCCAAGACTTCGGGCAGGAACCAGTAATCAAGGTGATCCGTAATTTCGCATTCCTTGGGGAAGTTCTTTGCCCTGACAGGAACTCCGTTGGGGCCAAGTTCCCTTTCGACCATGCCCAGGCGGGCCTTGTAGGCGTTGTCTTCGCCCTTACATCCGCCGGTACCGAAGTCCTGGCTTGTAGTGCCTGCCTGTGCGATTGCGTTCTTTTCATCACCCTGGTCGCCGTGGAGCCAGTCGAACATCATGACGGGCAGTTTCTTTACAGGGCAGTCGCCGAGAATTTCGGGGAATGCGGTAGAAATCTCGGGTTCGCCATACTGGTTGGCCACGATCCAGAGTTCCTTGCCGATGGCCAGTGCGGAGTCCAGCTTGATTTCGTCTTCGATGTCGATGGGTTCCTTGATGGGACCGTTCTTGCCGATGTACATGTCGCCGATAGTCTGCTTGAAGGAGACGTAGACATTCTTGGGAACAATTCTAAGGGTATCTTCGAACCATCCGCAGTAGGTTTCGCGGATGGGAGTCATGGAGTAGTCCTTGCCGTTGAGGGTCATGAGAGCCGTGGTGTTGTTCCAGGAGGGGAGCAGCCTAATAATGACCGTGGCGGAATCGGGTACCACGTATTCGTCGGGAATGCCCGGCAGAATTTCAAGAGAACCCTGACTCAGCTTGAGCCAGACTTCGTAAACGGGCTGATTCTTGATGGTCTGGTCATACTCCGGGAAAAGCGTAGCCAGGTAAGGCATATCCTTTTCTTCGGAAGTGAGGTACGTGCCGCACTTGTCCGTATTCTTTTCGCAGTTTAGACCGAAGCGAAGCCTGCGGAGTTCAGCCTTCCCGTCGTCAAGGCGTTCTTCGTTGAACTTGATTGTATAGGTACCGTCGCGTTCCTGGCTGACCAAGCTGTACTTCAGCTTTTCTTCGTTATCAGCATAGTAAAGACTGTCACCCTCGTAAATGATATGGGCGATAGCGACAGTTGCCGCATTTGCAGAAATAGTAAACAGAGCCAGGCCAACCGCCAAGCTCCGGAATAGGTTCGTCAACCGCATCCGTTCTCTCCTTAGAATTTCCCAAACAACAAAACCGCCACAAAAATAATTTTTTTTTAACATTACTCAAGTGCTTTTGTATCAATAACTTGTAAAGTTTTTTTTGTAATTGGGATACGTCGGGAAGGGAGCCGCGAACTGGAATAAGACAGGCCTATAAACGCCGATTTTGAACGTTTTTTTTTCGCAAAAAAGGCATTTTTGAAAAAAACAGGTGCTTTCGGGGAGTCAAAATCCTAATTTTTATGCCGTAAAAAGAAAAGCTAACTGGAAAAAGAACTTTAATCGAAAAATGGAGATTTCAGAATGAATCGCGTATATCTCGTAGCCTCCGAAAACATGGAAGCTAAAATCAAGGAAGCAAGTGAAGCCGTAGCCGCCGCAGGCCTCAAGGTCGCCACCTACAAGCCCGCTGTAAACGGTGCCGCTGCCGCCGCCCAGATCAAGGCCGACAAGACCGCCGTCCTCATGGAAACCATCGCCGCCGACTTCCTCAAGCAGGATTTCGAAAACGTGGACCTGGTAGTGGTAGAAGGTGCCGTAGGCATGAGCCCCGTCTGCGCCCAGGCATACAACGAAGCCCTTGCAACCGCTCTCGATTCCAAGATCTAT
Above is a window of Fibrobacter sp. UWH6 DNA encoding:
- a CDS encoding fibro-slime domain-containing protein, whose product is MRLTNLFRSLAVGLALFTISANAATVAIAHIIYEGDSLYYADNEEKLKYSLVSQERDGTYTIKFNEERLDDGKAELRRLRFGLNCEKNTDKCGTYLTSEEKDMPYLATLFPEYDQTIKNQPVYEVWLKLSQGSLEILPGIPDEYVVPDSATVIIRLLPSWNNTTALMTLNGKDYSMTPIRETYCGWFEDTLRIVPKNVYVSFKQTIGDMYIGKNGPIKEPIDIEDEIKLDSALAIGKELWIVANQYGEPEISTAFPEILGDCPVKKLPVMMFDWLHGDQGDEKNAIAQAGTTSQDFGTGGCKGEDNAYKARLGMVERELGPNGVPVRAKNFPKECEITDHLDYWFLPEVLATDAAGNQYTNATCRDLELTLDNKGFWLGQKNLESPEKGLFFLDDFKFLDEAGTVPNPNFDWINGGENIGTHNYGFTMKIQAQFEYVRGQYFEFYGDDDVWVFINNKLVVDIGGQHHQVSGSVKLDTIGQDTGDPLIPGETYPFHIFYAERHKDESNFKMRTSIDLKTDASMFLKDIPGGEKVIQKEVWQIVRKTALACDFSTSPELRDTTLGPSTFTLFGKSLAKGGIALSKLDSAYYSGIKVTNDYTMLTIDLQAIGFAQSLPPGTYYVRVALRDSPDQYKDVYFTVDPYELPNLAYASVKDSSYCVANISETADSTMDSTCYTQYWHAFGNEISRDVSSDTLPVNLDRTERMWAGRSYPVNIMYAEEWATIYSGIAVSIISTNPNLIACDSLGNIIDEVVLVAGHASFYIKAQDEVINATLTIKSAGAKNASVDWTNINIAVPPVPQIDSAFIYDRNGDGRADSIWLHFNKALGGQSVLDSLKFVFGSNFDTPYKAVYNDGEDFAYVVASGSGFSTSIYTGGAMAPYNGKITVYYTYTDESGKQSYFPVEGILYDRVGPVIVAAEIEYMSDGNTFLRLSFSEGVNEENANIDLFSFHCWKDKVLHTVVKTPGRIGAGQPNQWSLVFSKGSTQDIVPAVGDSIRFTVPSMGGQAHDLIGILPHEGNPWVRITGEQKVTVTSPKVVALDPAAENFESAKEIITNPNATVPKLVVSEQAMSAEQVAAVYGTQGHYLGDLDMAQLVENEIAEIVKAVQSTPSYVDKKAANDPANADKTYTIDEIIAAVANGTMSIGEAKDRFDLSEVIVDAYENGLLNVENLHYYSSGTEADIKNIVSTVAESTVLTYKTFYYTSLGHYVSGQTGRLTCNDDIFKDGGRKNCLDSDGKLFLAWNMRADNGRLAATGVYIARLEIKIKVNTKTITDKTQDFLWGVRRGQVNAIDLGL
- a CDS encoding fibro-slime domain-containing protein, whose translation is MGLSAAAFAADYTADVEYADGNLYYTVTSGRNNLTRCTSLANGISFSTVDAKNVTINLYTNRNCNTPLTVQRRNVTIRGADLFKDGATSATATLGKDGKLTLEEPGSRKTIAFFTPWSNTNAILFMNGDSVGIMQPIKNYCGWFAASVKTPENGLKVYFKQTVGRNYVGAEGVTITEPTIASEISLDSIASISDTIWVQGYKADVPALFSKYPGVLGDCPLKKFPVTVFDWLHGDKGDGDDPGKNGDPANGVSADFGSGGCGGSNNNKGYMGGMVQKNLGPNGVPVPADPFPGDCKITTHLANWFLPEVVATDAAGTQYTNMTCRDIYISMDKEGFWLAEVSSDNVSEGNDATKGGMFLVDDFEFLDDAKTVKNPYFDQLGNGQKHNFGFAVKIQATFEYVPGQYFDFYGDDDVWVFIDNRLAVDIGGQHRQVAGAVDLDTMGLVEGTTYDFHIFYVERHTSSSNFRMRTSIDLQVDASIFVTSIPLGDETNYKVWQVNKKNKLSCGYDANSTETDTTGGASTFKLTGGNLSEPQILDVGLHYEGLNITSDSTFSVNVEAIKANGALAPGHYFLEITLKSDPSQTTKVEITVPAYDLPSVAFAKEDWTVLGTAVSGDTTQIGEWAYATYQVNITFFEEWATVNNYNRKINLSFSDVNIDILDTIGGKKITSVNLDSNGRATFYVHANAPVTGATLTIKGAAAGSSAWTKLNFADPPIPQIVTATIFDRNGDGRADSLYAQFDRSLSDKSRLDSIQFEFGEAFMATDKFRLINNNTIVLTAEDIDVEKCTDAKCGFGSRQFTGGATNIYTGSLNNWFTYKDNGKTSQFYKENEPISDGMGPIIVSAVKSKSNDGNRHLALTFSEAISDDSRIQFATMFEFICMRGGINENPETPVLQSGSGNTMTLVYSSTTQDAVLPNNGDLIRFVPGNGSANETIDLVGNAPHKDNAWVTITGDQELTNESPGVISIGDDPYGIIKKDTVTQSLLITNTTQDAQQIGDSLGVQGSLIDYDISKIMLEETQKDINSLDAFIESQLGSTTTYDTTYICISEEEALTQVFADIRTGVVGENFGFSEATVIAIMEGTINESNYQSALTAEEKGIIAKLTEDNIEASRDTLTEISSISTTTQTDLFNSIRAGLLDEKLKQAGVSQTVIDAIKDGTLNEYNIEEFRNGSKSLIADDAIELFYRTRYYSQYGEYVGGTSKSIKCSDKEIYGEEGCMKNKGKIFLAWNMRSNNGRLVGTGVYIARLELKIIVNGKTTMHQTRDKLWGVRRGKVNKLGLEFGL